One genomic segment of Garra rufa chromosome 13, GarRuf1.0, whole genome shotgun sequence includes these proteins:
- the ube2j1 gene encoding ubiquitin-conjugating enzyme E2 J1, with protein MESKYNLKSPAVKRLMKEAAELRDPTEHYHAQPLEDNLFEWHFSVRGPPDSDFDGGVYHGRIVLPPEYPMRPPSIILLTPNGRFEVGKKICLSISGHHPETWQPSWSIRTALIAIIGFMPTKGEGAIGSLDYTPEERRALAKKSLDFCCDACSSCMRSALLALSPDSDPQPVDPQAHRLAQQINFKADSSSSATDSGSSAAAAAVAAASSNSESSTSAERDTDDTTSAEQSESSFVAPQTSSEDPSVPAAPSPRQRRSQNQTQSPRYPAFTASPAAQLPPQDASHTGSAVLIVLLTLALAALIFRRIYLAHEYKFDYEL; from the exons ATGGAGAGCAAGTATAACTTGAAGAGTCCAG CTGTGAAGAGGCTGATGAAAGAGGCGGCAGAGCTCCGGGACCCAACAGAACATTATCACGCTCAGCCACTGGAG GATAACCTGTTTGAGTGGCACTTCTCTGTCCGAGGACCTCCAGACTCTGATTTTGATGGTGGAGTTTATCACGGTCGGATTGTGCTGCCCCCTGAATATCCAATGAGGCCACCCAGTATCATTCTGCTCACC CCCAATGGAAGGTTTGAAGTTGGGAAGAAGATCTGTCTGAGCATTTCTGGTCACCATCCAGAGACATGGCAGCCATCATGGAGCA TTCGGACAGCTTTGATAGCGATCATTGGATTTATGCCAACTAAAGGGGAAGGAGCCATAGGATCTCTGGATTACACTCCTGAGGAGAGGAGAGCTCTTGCTAAAAA GTCTCTGGATTTCTGCTGTGATGCATGCAGCAGCTGTATGCGCTCCGCTCTGTTAGCGCTCTCTCCTGACAGTGACCCACAACCTGTGGACCCTCAGGCACACAGACTGGCACAGCAGATCAACTTTAAG GCTGATTCCAGCTCATCGGCCACAGACAGTGGCAGTTCAGCAGCAGCGGCAGCAGTGGCAGCGGCTTCCAGTAACAGTGAGAGCTCAACTTCAGCAGAGAGAGACACAGACGACACGACATCAGCTGAGCAG AGTGAATCATCATTTGTAGCTCCTCAGACATCGAGTGAGGATCCCTCTGTTCCAGCAGCTCCGAGTCCACGTCAGCGGCGCTCACAGAACCAGACCCAGTCCCCAAGATACCCCGCGTTCACGGCATCCCCCGCTGCCCAGCTCCCCCCGCAGGACGCCAGTCACACAGGCTCGGCTGTCCTCATCGTTCTCCTAACACTTGCACTAGCTGCGCTCATTTTCCGCAGAATCTATTTGGCCCACGAGTATAAGTTTGATTACGAGCTATGA